One genomic segment of Streptomyces niveus includes these proteins:
- a CDS encoding TetR family transcriptional regulator has protein sequence MQYVRVMAQPADSARRPARTNTTADAPESAAGGRAAAQRLKMRRELSAAAMELFSTKGYEATTVDEIAAAAGVARRTFFRHFRSKEEAIFPDHDDTLVRAEAVLNAAPAHEHPLDTVCRGIKEVMRMYAASPTLSVARYQLTREVPTLREAEIASVARYERLFTRYLLGHFDEHDHPDGNDDPLLAEVAASAVVTAHNHVLRRWLRADGQGDVETQLDHAFAIVRDTFGSGIGAGRTMGGGATPAATVSTSGEVLVAVARTDAPLDEVMRTIKQALGNR, from the coding sequence ATGCAGTACGTTCGGGTCATGGCTCAGCCCGCTGACTCCGCCCGACGGCCCGCCCGTACGAACACCACTGCCGACGCGCCGGAGAGCGCGGCGGGCGGCCGCGCGGCGGCACAGCGGCTGAAGATGCGCCGGGAGCTGTCGGCGGCTGCGATGGAGCTGTTCTCCACCAAGGGGTACGAGGCGACGACCGTCGACGAGATCGCCGCGGCGGCCGGGGTCGCGCGCCGGACGTTCTTCCGGCACTTCCGTTCCAAGGAAGAGGCGATCTTCCCGGACCACGACGACACCCTGGTCCGCGCGGAAGCGGTCCTGAACGCGGCGCCGGCGCACGAGCACCCCCTCGACACCGTGTGCCGGGGCATCAAGGAAGTCATGCGGATGTACGCGGCTTCCCCGACCCTCTCCGTGGCGCGCTACCAGCTCACCCGCGAGGTGCCCACGCTGCGCGAGGCCGAGATCGCCTCGGTGGCCCGCTACGAGCGGCTGTTCACCCGTTATCTGCTGGGCCACTTCGACGAGCACGACCACCCCGACGGCAACGACGACCCGCTGCTGGCCGAGGTGGCCGCCTCCGCCGTCGTCACCGCGCACAACCATGTGCTGCGCCGCTGGCTGCGGGCGGACGGCCAGGGCGACGTGGAGACCCAGCTCGACCACGCCTTCGCGATCGTCCGCGACACCTTCGGCTCGGGCATCGGCGCGGGCCGGACCATGGGCGGCGGCGCGACTCCCGCCGCCACGGTGAGCACGAGCGGCGAGGTGCTGGTCGCGGTGGCCCGTACCGACGCGCCGCTTGACGAGGTCATGCGCACGATCAAGCAGGCACTGGGCAACCGCTGA
- a CDS encoding HEAT repeat domain-containing protein, translating to MNELERQAGPADVAGVAEAAGVIGPRAERAVTEEESRVLADRVRDESGDSATYRRLIATEDHEELADVLVAPQHPLWAREIAAFRLGCAGDRRAFETLVLLLNHRDAQRCLSASHALAVLGDPRTPRAAAALATNVLRTAYALHPVRLLADLRAPESVPALIATLERLLAPNETHWRVALACVEGLGRLGDRRALPLLRNARAHPRLSAAASEALRRLG from the coding sequence ATGAACGAGCTGGAACGTCAGGCAGGGCCTGCGGATGTGGCGGGGGTGGCCGAGGCGGCGGGAGTGATCGGGCCCCGTGCGGAACGGGCCGTGACCGAGGAGGAATCACGCGTGCTCGCCGACCGGGTACGGGACGAGTCCGGCGACTCGGCCACGTACCGGCGGCTTATCGCCACCGAGGACCACGAGGAACTGGCGGACGTCCTCGTCGCCCCCCAACACCCCCTGTGGGCACGGGAGATCGCCGCCTTCCGGCTGGGCTGCGCGGGCGACCGGCGGGCGTTCGAGACGCTGGTGCTGCTCCTCAACCACCGCGACGCCCAGCGCTGTCTGTCGGCCTCCCACGCGCTGGCCGTACTCGGCGACCCCCGTACACCGCGCGCCGCCGCCGCGCTCGCCACCAACGTGCTGCGCACCGCGTACGCGCTCCACCCGGTACGGCTGCTGGCCGATCTGCGGGCGCCGGAGTCCGTACCGGCCCTGATCGCCACCCTGGAGCGGCTGCTCGCGCCGAACGAGACCCACTGGCGGGTGGCGCTCGCGTGCGTGGAGGGCCTCGGGCGCCTCGGCGACCGCCGCGCCCTGCCCCTGCTCCGCAACGCCCGCGCGCACCCCCGCCTGTCCGCCGCCGCGTCGGAGGCGCTCAGACGCCTCGGGTGA
- a CDS encoding HpcH/HpaI aldolase/citrate lyase family protein produces MTTSPKSAASDTPANRLRPRRSCLAVPGSNPRFLEKAQGLAADQVFLDLEDACAPLAKEGARHTVVDALNKGDWTGKTRVVRVNDWTTHWTYRDVITVVEGAGRNLDCLMLPKVQDAQQVVTLDLLLTQIEKTMGFEVGRIGIEAQIENAKGLVNVDEIAASSPRLETIVFGPADFMASINMKTLVVGQQPPGYGADAYHYILMRILMAARTHDLQAIDGPFLQIRDVDAFREVAGRAAALGFDGKWVLHPGQIDAANEIFSPSQEDYDHAELILDAYDYATSEAGGKKGSAMLGDEMIDEASRKMALVVSGKGRAAGLRRTSKFEAPEA; encoded by the coding sequence ATGACCACGTCGCCCAAGTCAGCCGCGTCGGACACGCCCGCGAACCGGCTCCGTCCCCGGCGCTCCTGCCTGGCCGTGCCCGGCTCGAACCCGCGCTTCCTGGAGAAGGCACAGGGACTGGCGGCCGACCAGGTCTTCCTCGACCTCGAGGACGCGTGCGCGCCGCTCGCCAAGGAGGGCGCCCGGCACACCGTCGTGGACGCGCTCAACAAGGGTGACTGGACGGGCAAGACGCGGGTCGTACGGGTCAACGACTGGACGACGCACTGGACGTACCGCGACGTGATCACGGTCGTGGAGGGCGCGGGCCGCAATCTGGACTGCCTCATGCTGCCCAAGGTCCAGGACGCGCAGCAGGTCGTGACGCTCGATCTGCTGCTGACCCAGATCGAGAAGACGATGGGCTTCGAGGTCGGCCGGATCGGCATCGAGGCGCAGATCGAGAACGCCAAGGGTCTGGTGAACGTGGACGAGATCGCGGCGTCGTCGCCGCGGCTGGAGACCATCGTGTTCGGCCCCGCCGACTTCATGGCGTCGATCAACATGAAGACGCTGGTGGTCGGGCAGCAGCCGCCCGGTTACGGCGCGGACGCCTACCACTACATCCTGATGCGGATCCTGATGGCGGCCCGTACGCACGATCTCCAGGCGATCGACGGGCCGTTCCTCCAGATCCGGGACGTGGACGCGTTCCGCGAGGTCGCGGGCCGCGCCGCCGCGCTGGGTTTCGACGGCAAGTGGGTCCTGCACCCGGGTCAGATCGACGCGGCGAACGAGATCTTCTCGCCGTCGCAGGAGGACTACGACCACGCGGAGCTGATCCTCGACGCGTACGACTACGCGACGTCCGAGGCCGGCGGCAAGAAGGGGTCGGCGATGCTCGGCGACGAGATGATCGACGAGGCGAGCCGCAAGATGGCGCTGGTCGTCTCGGGCAAGGGCCGGGCGGCGGGTCTGCGGCGGACCTCGAAGTTCGAAGCCCCGGAGGCGTGA
- a CDS encoding GNAT family N-acetyltransferase, which produces MAAPLVRAMTADDCDAVATVRIGGWRWAYAGLIPRAHLDAMSVEEDAARRRTLLAEGDGRVVNVVAERDGQVVGWGCLGPCRDTDAPDGAGELYALYVRPDHVSTGVGRSLLDTLLERGTANGHSPLLLWVLKENHRARRFYEKAGFRPDGAEEPFEVGGVVVPEVRYVRALTRGV; this is translated from the coding sequence ATGGCCGCCCCCCTCGTCCGCGCCATGACCGCCGACGACTGCGACGCCGTCGCCACCGTGCGAATCGGCGGCTGGCGATGGGCGTACGCCGGTTTGATACCGCGGGCCCATCTCGACGCGATGAGCGTCGAGGAGGACGCGGCCCGCCGGCGCACCCTCCTCGCCGAGGGCGACGGCCGCGTGGTCAACGTCGTGGCGGAGCGCGACGGCCAGGTGGTCGGCTGGGGCTGCCTCGGCCCGTGCCGCGACACGGACGCACCCGACGGCGCGGGTGAGCTGTACGCGCTGTACGTACGCCCCGACCACGTTTCGACCGGCGTCGGCCGGAGCCTGCTGGACACCCTGCTGGAGCGCGGTACGGCGAACGGCCACTCCCCCCTCCTCCTCTGGGTCCTGAAGGAGAACCACCGCGCCCGCCGGTTCTACGAAAAGGCCGGATTCAGACCCGACGGTGCCGAGGAGCCCTTCGAGGTCGGAGGGGTCGTCGTGCCCGAGGTGCGTTACGTGCGCGCCCTCACCCGAGGCGTCTGA
- a CDS encoding MaoC family dehydratase, with product MRFGRTFEEFEVGAVYKHWPGKTVTEYDDHLFCLLTMNHHPLHLDSNYAEKTTDFGRNVVVGNYIYSLLLGMSVPDVSGKAIANLEVESLRHIAPTFHGDTLYGETTVLDKTPSRSKDDRGVVHVETRGYKQDGTVVCVFRRKVMVPTATYIDKRGGEQPGRPEPTTQES from the coding sequence ATGCGATTCGGGCGCACCTTCGAGGAGTTCGAGGTCGGGGCCGTCTACAAGCACTGGCCGGGAAAGACCGTCACGGAGTACGACGACCACCTGTTCTGTCTGCTCACGATGAACCATCATCCGCTCCATCTCGACAGCAACTACGCGGAGAAGACCACCGATTTCGGCAGGAACGTGGTGGTGGGCAATTACATCTACTCACTGCTGCTCGGTATGTCGGTGCCCGACGTCTCCGGAAAGGCGATCGCAAATCTGGAGGTCGAGTCGCTGCGGCACATCGCGCCGACCTTTCACGGCGACACGCTTTACGGCGAGACGACCGTCCTGGACAAGACGCCGTCACGGTCCAAGGACGACCGGGGAGTCGTCCATGTCGAGACCAGGGGCTACAAGCAGGACGGCACGGTCGTGTGTGTGTTCCGCCGCAAGGTGATGGTGCCGACCGCGACCTACATCGACAAGCGCGGCGGCGAACAGCCCGGCCGCCCCGAGCCGACGACGCAGGAGAGCTGA
- a CDS encoding acyl-CoA dehydrogenase family protein, translating to MSRLAQTADLTDIQREILSTVRDFVDKEILPVATELEHRDEYPTRIVEGLTELGLFGLMIPEEYGGLGESLLTYALCVEEIARGWMSVSGIVNTHFIVAYMIKQHGTQEQKDTFLPRMAAGEVRGAFSMSEPGLGSDVSAITSKGVRDGDEYVLDGQKMWLTNGGTSSLVAVLCRSDEGHPEGTAPHRSMTTFLVEKEPGFGDVRPGLTIPGKIDKMGYKGVDTTELIMDGLRIPANRVLGGATGRGFYQMMDGVEVGRVNVAARGCGVAQRAFELGVSYAQQRHTFGKPIAQHQAIQFKLAEMATKVEAAHAMMVNAARKKDSGERNDLEAGMAKYLASEYCKEVVEDAFRIHGGYGFSKEYEIERLYREAPMLLIGEGTAEIQKMIIGRRLLEEYRFQG from the coding sequence ATGAGCCGTCTCGCCCAGACCGCGGACCTCACCGACATTCAGCGGGAGATCCTCTCCACGGTGAGGGACTTCGTCGACAAAGAGATCCTTCCGGTGGCCACCGAACTGGAGCACAGGGACGAATACCCGACCCGGATCGTCGAAGGGCTGACGGAACTCGGCCTTTTCGGGCTGATGATCCCCGAGGAGTACGGCGGTCTGGGTGAGTCCCTGCTCACGTACGCGCTCTGCGTGGAGGAGATCGCCCGCGGCTGGATGTCCGTCTCGGGCATCGTCAACACGCATTTCATCGTGGCGTACATGATCAAGCAGCACGGCACCCAGGAGCAGAAGGACACCTTCCTGCCGCGGATGGCGGCCGGCGAGGTGCGCGGCGCGTTCTCGATGTCGGAGCCGGGGCTCGGCTCCGATGTGTCCGCGATCACGTCGAAGGGCGTGCGGGACGGCGACGAGTACGTGCTGGACGGCCAGAAGATGTGGCTGACCAACGGCGGCACGTCCTCCCTCGTCGCCGTTCTGTGCCGCAGTGACGAAGGCCACCCGGAGGGCACGGCTCCCCACAGGTCGATGACCACGTTCCTCGTCGAGAAGGAGCCGGGCTTCGGTGACGTACGGCCCGGTCTCACCATCCCCGGCAAGATCGACAAGATGGGCTACAAGGGCGTCGACACCACCGAGTTGATCATGGACGGACTGCGCATTCCGGCCAATCGGGTTCTCGGCGGCGCCACCGGAAGAGGCTTTTACCAAATGATGGACGGTGTCGAAGTGGGCCGCGTGAACGTCGCCGCACGTGGCTGCGGCGTCGCACAGCGTGCTTTCGAACTCGGCGTCTCGTACGCCCAGCAGCGCCACACTTTCGGCAAACCGATCGCCCAGCACCAGGCGATCCAGTTCAAGCTGGCGGAAATGGCCACCAAGGTCGAAGCGGCCCATGCCATGATGGTGAATGCGGCACGCAAAAAGGACTCCGGGGAACGAAACGACCTGGAGGCAGGGATGGCGAAGTACCTCGCCTCCGAATACTGCAAGGAAGTCGTCGAGGACGCCTTCCGCATCCACGGCGGCTACGGCTTCTCCAAGGAGTACGAGATCGAGCGTCTCTACCGCGAGGCGCCGATGCTGCTGATCGGCGAGGGTACCGCCGAGATTCAGAAAATGATCATTGGCCGACGATTGCTGGAGGAGTACCGATTCCAAGGCTGA
- the ccrA gene encoding crotonyl-CoA carboxylase/reductase — translation MKDILDAIQSPESTSADFAALPLPETYRAVTVHKDETEMFAGLESSEKDPRKSLHVDDVPVPELGPGEALVAVMASSVNYNSVWTSIFEPMSTFGFLERYGKLSELSRRHDLPYHVIGSDLAGVVLRTGPGVNTWQPGDEVVAHCLSVELESSDGHNDTMLDPEQRIWGFETNFGGLAEIALVKSNQLMPKAKHLTWEEAAAPGLVNSTAYRQLVSRNGAGMKQGDNVLIWGASGGLGSYATQFALAGGANPVCVVSSDHKAEICRRMGAEAIIDRTAEDYRFWEDPHHQNPREWKRFGKRIRELTGGEDVDIVFEHPGRETFGASVYVTRKGGTIVTCASTSGYTHEYDNRYLWMSLKRIVGSHFANYREAWEANRLVGKGKIHPTLSKVYALEETGQAAYDVHSNRHQGKVGVLALAPREGLGVSDPATRERHIDAINRFRDV, via the coding sequence GTGAAGGACATCCTGGACGCCATCCAGTCGCCGGAGAGCACGTCCGCCGACTTCGCCGCACTGCCCCTGCCCGAGACGTACCGGGCGGTGACCGTGCACAAGGACGAGACCGAGATGTTCGCCGGTCTCGAATCGAGCGAGAAGGACCCGCGCAAGTCGCTCCACGTCGACGACGTGCCGGTGCCCGAACTCGGGCCCGGCGAGGCCCTGGTGGCCGTCATGGCCAGCTCGGTCAACTACAACTCCGTCTGGACCTCGATCTTCGAGCCGATGTCGACCTTCGGCTTCCTGGAGCGCTACGGCAAGCTCAGCGAGCTGTCCAGGCGCCATGACCTGCCGTACCACGTCATCGGCTCCGACCTGGCCGGGGTCGTGCTGCGCACCGGTCCCGGAGTGAACACCTGGCAGCCCGGCGACGAGGTCGTCGCGCACTGTCTCTCCGTCGAGTTGGAGAGTTCGGACGGGCACAACGACACGATGCTCGACCCCGAACAGCGCATCTGGGGCTTCGAGACCAACTTCGGCGGCCTGGCGGAGATCGCGCTCGTCAAGTCCAACCAGCTGATGCCCAAGGCGAAGCATCTGACCTGGGAGGAGGCGGCGGCCCCCGGTCTGGTCAACTCCACCGCGTACCGCCAGTTGGTGTCGCGCAACGGCGCCGGGATGAAGCAGGGCGACAACGTGCTGATCTGGGGGGCGAGCGGCGGACTCGGCTCGTACGCGACGCAGTTCGCGCTCGCCGGCGGCGCCAACCCGGTCTGTGTGGTCTCCAGCGACCACAAGGCCGAGATCTGCCGGCGCATGGGCGCCGAGGCGATCATCGACCGTACCGCCGAGGACTACCGGTTCTGGGAGGACCCGCACCACCAGAACCCGCGCGAGTGGAAGCGGTTCGGCAAGCGCATCCGTGAACTCACCGGCGGCGAGGACGTCGACATCGTCTTCGAGCACCCGGGCCGTGAGACCTTCGGCGCCAGCGTCTACGTCACGCGCAAGGGCGGCACGATCGTCACCTGCGCGTCGACGTCCGGCTACACGCACGAGTACGACAACCGCTATCTGTGGATGTCGCTGAAGCGGATCGTGGGCTCGCACTTCGCCAACTACCGCGAGGCGTGGGAGGCCAACCGGCTCGTCGGCAAGGGCAAGATCCACCCGACGCTGTCGAAGGTGTACGCCCTGGAGGAGACCGGCCAGGCCGCGTACGACGTCCACAGCAACCGGCACCAGGGCAAGGTCGGCGTCCTCGCGCTGGCACCCCGCGAGGGGCTGGGGGTAAGTGACCCGGCGACCCGTGAACGGCACATCGACGCCATCAACCGCTTCCGGGACGTGTGA
- a CDS encoding protein meaA produces the protein MPEAERAAEREADGGRRPKDRPWLMRTYAGHSTAEASNELYRNNLAKGQTGLSVAFDLPTQTGYDPDHVLARGEVGRVGVPVSHLGDMRRLFQDIPLARTNTSMTINATAMWLLALYQVVAEEQGADSDLLQGTTQNDIVKEYLSRGTHVFPPVPSLRLTTDMITYTVAHIPRWNPINICSYHLQEAGATPVQEIAYAMSTAVAVLDAVRDSGQVPAERFGDVVARISFFVNAGVRFVEEMCKMRAFGRIWDQVTRERYGVSDEKQRRFRYGVQVNSLGLTEAQPENNVQRIVLEMLGVTLSKDARARAVQLPAWNEALGLPRPWDQQWSLRIQQVLALESDLLEYEDIFAGSHVVEAKVTSLVEDSLAEMARIEEMGGVMAAVESGYLKSRLVSSHAERRARIESGEERIVGVNCFEATEPNPLTADLDTAIMTVDPANEARVVAALHEWRAGRDEVRVSESLAALKRTAAGTGNLMAATVECARAGVTTGEWSWALRDVFGEFRAPTGVGGAPVAVAAEAGTPLHAVREKVSRTAAELGAGRLRLLVGKPGLDGHSNGAEQIAVRARDAGFEVVYQGIRLTPEQIVSAAVAEDVHCVGLSILSGSHAALVPDVLGRLREEGAGEIPVVVGGIIPGADAEALRAAGVAAVFTPKDFGITEIIGRIVDEIRHANKLEPLEVSA, from the coding sequence ATGCCGGAAGCGGAACGGGCAGCCGAACGGGAAGCGGACGGCGGCAGGCGCCCGAAGGACCGGCCGTGGCTCATGCGGACGTACGCCGGCCACTCGACCGCCGAGGCGTCCAACGAGCTGTACCGGAACAACCTGGCCAAGGGCCAGACCGGGCTCTCCGTCGCCTTCGACCTGCCGACACAGACGGGTTACGACCCCGACCACGTCCTGGCGCGTGGCGAAGTCGGCCGGGTCGGTGTCCCCGTCTCCCATCTCGGCGACATGCGGCGGCTGTTCCAGGACATCCCGCTCGCCCGGACGAACACGTCGATGACCATCAACGCGACCGCGATGTGGCTGCTGGCGCTCTACCAGGTGGTCGCCGAGGAGCAGGGCGCGGACAGCGACCTGCTCCAGGGGACGACGCAGAACGACATCGTGAAGGAGTACCTGTCACGGGGGACGCACGTCTTCCCGCCGGTGCCCTCGCTGCGGCTGACCACCGACATGATCACGTACACCGTGGCGCACATCCCCCGGTGGAACCCGATCAACATCTGCAGCTACCACCTCCAGGAGGCGGGGGCGACCCCGGTCCAGGAGATCGCGTACGCGATGTCGACGGCGGTCGCCGTGCTGGACGCGGTGCGCGACAGCGGGCAGGTGCCGGCCGAGCGGTTCGGTGACGTGGTCGCCCGGATCTCGTTCTTCGTGAACGCCGGGGTGCGCTTCGTCGAGGAGATGTGCAAGATGCGCGCCTTCGGCCGCATCTGGGACCAGGTCACCCGCGAGCGGTACGGGGTGAGCGACGAGAAGCAGCGGCGCTTCCGTTACGGCGTCCAGGTCAACTCCCTGGGGCTGACCGAGGCGCAGCCGGAGAACAACGTCCAGCGCATCGTGCTGGAGATGCTGGGCGTCACGCTCTCCAAGGACGCCCGCGCCCGCGCCGTACAACTCCCGGCCTGGAACGAGGCGTTGGGGCTCCCCCGGCCCTGGGACCAGCAGTGGTCGCTGCGCATACAGCAGGTACTCGCCCTGGAGAGCGATCTGTTGGAGTACGAGGACATCTTCGCCGGGTCGCACGTCGTGGAGGCGAAGGTGACCTCCCTCGTCGAGGACTCGCTGGCGGAGATGGCGCGCATCGAGGAGATGGGCGGTGTGATGGCGGCCGTCGAGTCCGGCTATCTGAAGTCGCGGCTGGTCTCGTCGCACGCCGAGCGCCGGGCCCGTATCGAGTCGGGCGAGGAGAGGATCGTCGGCGTCAACTGCTTCGAGGCGACCGAGCCCAATCCGCTGACCGCCGATCTGGACACCGCGATCATGACGGTCGACCCGGCCAACGAGGCCCGGGTGGTGGCGGCCCTGCACGAGTGGCGGGCGGGCCGGGACGAGGTGCGGGTGAGTGAGTCGCTGGCCGCCCTGAAGCGGACCGCGGCCGGCACCGGCAATCTGATGGCGGCGACCGTGGAGTGCGCGAGGGCCGGTGTCACGACCGGTGAGTGGTCCTGGGCGCTGCGGGACGTGTTCGGCGAGTTCCGGGCGCCGACCGGGGTGGGCGGCGCGCCGGTCGCGGTCGCCGCGGAGGCGGGGACGCCGCTCCACGCCGTACGGGAGAAGGTGTCCCGTACGGCCGCCGAACTGGGCGCGGGGCGGCTGCGGCTGCTGGTGGGCAAGCCGGGGCTGGACGGGCACTCCAACGGGGCCGAGCAGATCGCCGTACGGGCGCGGGACGCCGGGTTCGAGGTGGTCTACCAGGGCATCAGGCTGACGCCCGAACAGATCGTGAGCGCCGCCGTCGCCGAGGACGTGCACTGTGTGGGCCTGTCGATCCTCTCCGGTTCGCACGCCGCGCTGGTCCCTGACGTGCTCGGCAGGCTGCGGGAGGAGGGGGCCGGGGAGATCCCGGTCGTCGTCGGCGGGATCATCCCGGGCGCCGACGCCGAGGCGCTGCGGGCCGCCGGAGTGGCCGCCGTCTTCACCCCGAAGGACTTCGGGATCACCGAGATCATCGGCCGTATCGTCGACGAGATCCGTCACGCGAACAAGCTCGAACCCCTGGAGGTCTCCGCATGA
- a CDS encoding phosphatidylserine decarboxylase, producing the protein MPHSQTSAPRGSVRLARGASPWLLPTVATAALSLVRARRSKRAAVVAVPATALAAGMLWFFRDPEREITQGRVISPADGVVQSIMPWKDGRTRVAIFMSPLNVHVNRAPLAGTVTSVEHIPGGFVPAFNKESENNERVVWHFDTELGDIEMVQIAGAVARRIVPYVPQGTKLEQGERIGLIRFGSRVDIYLPEGVEVAVEVGQTTTAGVTRIDRD; encoded by the coding sequence ATGCCCCACAGCCAAACCTCCGCACCACGCGGCAGTGTCCGCCTCGCGCGCGGAGCATCGCCGTGGCTTCTGCCGACCGTCGCCACCGCGGCACTCAGCCTGGTCCGTGCGCGCCGATCGAAGCGCGCCGCCGTCGTCGCTGTGCCCGCCACCGCTCTCGCGGCGGGCATGCTGTGGTTCTTCCGCGACCCCGAGCGAGAGATCACACAGGGCCGGGTCATCTCACCGGCCGACGGAGTGGTGCAGAGCATCATGCCGTGGAAGGACGGGCGCACCCGCGTCGCGATCTTCATGAGCCCGCTGAACGTGCATGTGAACCGTGCCCCCCTCGCGGGCACGGTGACGTCCGTGGAGCACATCCCCGGCGGCTTCGTTCCCGCCTTCAACAAGGAGAGCGAGAACAACGAGCGCGTCGTCTGGCACTTCGACACCGAGCTCGGCGACATCGAGATGGTGCAGATCGCCGGGGCAGTCGCCCGGCGGATCGTGCCGTACGTACCGCAGGGGACCAAACTGGAGCAAGGCGAGCGCATCGGCCTGATCCGTTTCGGCTCACGCGTCGACATCTACCTTCCGGAAGGTGTCGAGGTAGCCGTCGAGGTCGGCCAGACGACGACCGCAGGGGTGACTCGAATTGACCGTGATTGA
- a CDS encoding 3-hydroxyacyl-CoA dehydrogenase family protein, protein MDIPLSTIAVVGLGTMGTGISEVLARAGREVIGIDIDEIATAHAVAALEASTARAVERGRVTEEERRGMLARFRTFTDLQAAADADLVIEVVPESYEIKQQVFRALDGIVSPGTILATGTNALSVTRLAADSAHPERVLGMHFFNPAPAMKLVEVVSSVLTAPTAVTAVTALARELGKEPVAVGDRPGFVADGLLFGYLNQAAAMYEAKYASREDIDAAMRLGCGLPMGPLALLDLIGVDTARTVLEAMYAASRDRLHAPAPILRQLSEAGLTGRKSGRGFYTYEEPGSGTVVRDALTPLDDGRGGGSGRPAVRSVGVAGSGTMASGIAEVFAKAGYVVVLAARSQEKADAAKARIAKSLGRSVDKGRLTGEARDDALALITPAGSLDAFDDVDLAVEAVAEDLEVKRQLFAALDKVCKPGAVLATTTSSLPVVACARATTRPRDVIGMHFFNPAPAMKLVEVVRTVLTSDEAHATVREVCATIRKHPVDCGDRAGFIVNALLFPYLNNAVKMVQEHYATLDDIDAAMKLGGGYPMGPFELLDVVGLDVSLAIEKVLHREFRDPGLAPAPLLEHLVAAGCLGRKTGRGFREYAARR, encoded by the coding sequence ATGGACATCCCTCTCTCCACCATCGCCGTCGTCGGCCTCGGCACGATGGGGACCGGTATCTCCGAGGTCCTCGCCCGCGCCGGCCGCGAGGTCATCGGCATCGACATAGACGAGATCGCCACCGCCCACGCGGTCGCCGCGCTCGAAGCCTCCACGGCCCGTGCCGTGGAGCGCGGGCGGGTCACCGAGGAGGAGCGGCGCGGGATGCTCGCCCGGTTCCGTACATTCACCGACCTCCAGGCCGCCGCGGACGCCGATCTCGTCATCGAGGTCGTCCCCGAGTCGTACGAGATCAAGCAGCAGGTCTTCCGCGCGCTGGACGGGATCGTCTCTCCCGGCACGATCCTGGCGACCGGCACGAACGCGCTGTCGGTGACCCGGCTCGCCGCCGACTCCGCGCATCCGGAGCGCGTGCTCGGCATGCACTTCTTCAACCCGGCCCCGGCGATGAAGCTGGTCGAGGTCGTGTCGTCGGTGCTGACCGCGCCGACGGCCGTCACCGCCGTCACCGCGCTGGCGCGTGAGCTGGGCAAGGAGCCCGTCGCCGTGGGCGACCGGCCCGGTTTCGTCGCCGACGGGCTGCTCTTCGGCTATCTGAACCAGGCCGCCGCGATGTACGAGGCGAAGTACGCGTCGCGCGAGGACATCGACGCCGCGATGCGGCTCGGCTGCGGTCTGCCGATGGGCCCGCTGGCGCTGCTCGACCTGATCGGCGTCGACACCGCCCGTACGGTCCTGGAGGCGATGTACGCGGCGTCCCGCGACCGGCTGCACGCTCCGGCGCCGATCCTGCGGCAGCTCAGCGAGGCCGGGCTCACCGGCCGTAAGTCGGGTCGCGGCTTCTACACGTACGAGGAGCCGGGCAGCGGCACCGTGGTGCGCGACGCGCTGACCCCGCTGGACGACGGGCGCGGCGGCGGGAGCGGGCGGCCGGCGGTCCGGTCGGTCGGTGTCGCGGGCTCGGGAACGATGGCGAGCGGGATCGCCGAGGTCTTCGCCAAGGCGGGTTACGTCGTGGTGCTCGCCGCCCGCAGCCAGGAGAAGGCGGACGCGGCCAAGGCGCGGATCGCCAAGTCCCTGGGCCGCTCCGTCGACAAGGGGCGGCTGACCGGGGAGGCGCGCGACGACGCCCTGGCGCTGATCACACCGGCCGGTTCGCTCGACGCGTTCGACGACGTCGATCTCGCGGTCGAGGCGGTGGCCGAGGACCTGGAGGTCAAGCGCCAGCTGTTCGCGGCGCTCGACAAGGTCTGCAAGCCGGGCGCCGTGCTGGCCACCACGACGTCGTCGCTGCCGGTCGTCGCGTGCGCCCGCGCCACGACGCGTCCGCGCGATGTGATCGGCATGCACTTCTTCAACCCGGCGCCCGCGATGAAGCTGGTGGAGGTGGTCCGTACCGTCCTGACGTCGGACGAGGCGCACGCCACGGTCCGCGAGGTGTGCGCGACGATCCGCAAGCACCCGGTGGACTGCGGCGACCGGGCCGGGTTCATCGTGAACGCGCTGCTGTTCCCGTATCTGAACAACGCGGTGAAGATGGTCCAGGAGCACTACGCGACGCTGGACGACATCGACGCCGCGATGAAGCTGGGCGGCGGCTATCCGATGGGCCCGTTCGAACTCCTGGACGTGGTCGGTCTCGATGTCTCGCTGGCCATCGAGAAGGTCCTGCACCGCGAGTTCCGCGACCCGGGGCTGGCACCGGCGCCCCTGCTGGAACACCTGGTGGCGGCGGGCTGCCTGGGCCGTAAGACGGGACGCGGCTTCCGCGAGTACGCGGCGCGGCGCTGA